In Tenrec ecaudatus isolate mTenEca1 chromosome 4, mTenEca1.hap1, whole genome shotgun sequence, a single window of DNA contains:
- the SPTY2D1 gene encoding protein SPT2 homolog has product MDFREILMIASKGQGVSNVPKRYSLAVGPPKKDPKVKGVQSAAVQAFLRRKEEELQRKASEERRRKEELVKKRIELKHDKKARAMAKRTKDNFHGYNGVPVEERTKKKPAMESHTSQGPDQEYEMEEEDEYLEYNQAESDQEYEEEQEPPKVESKPKVPLKGAPPPMNFTELLRLAEKKQYEPVELQVVKKTEERPLTAEELREREFLERKRRKKKETDARLPPTGSKKTPPQKDSVGTKPGKSSGDKVPSSKGTPFLHAEKKSRPSTASEKPVGLSSSKSMSGERTKAGSGSCSQPTLREGQDRPVFNGAGKAHSTAYSPSIQRTSASGSQKSATEHKAKKPPSCPSHSRPGPTATPNNKAKSPGVRQPGSSSHAAPGRPSTGTSRPVMGSDSGSKRQNCSSSSGPDRSISGTRKPASDSYPSGRTGSGTSGPGRPANTSSGSGRPPGSSSGPGRPMSSAPDLRRPVSGSGPPPGRSVSGPGKVSTGRTIIRPANSTRPGQAASSGPPVKPRCTVVSETISSKNIICRSSNGQMNGMRPPLSGHRPTQGFQRLPFSSGYKRRRDYEEEEEEEEEYDSEMDDFIEDEGEPQEEISKHIREIFGYDRKKYKDESDYALRYMESTWKEQQKEEAKSLRLGMQEDLEEMKREEEEMKRQKAKRLKRR; this is encoded by the exons ATGGATTTCAGGGAAATTCTCATGATCGCTTCCAAAGGACAAGGTGTCAGCAATGTGCCG aaaaggtACAGTTTGGCAGTGGGGCCTCCCAAAAAGGACCCAAAAGTTAAAGGTGTCCAATCAGCTGCAGTACAGGCTTTCCTCAgaaggaaagaagaggagctCCAACGAAAAG CgtcagaggagaggaggagaaaagaagagctaGTGAAAAAGCGAATTGAGCTAAAACACGACAAGAAAGCAAGAGCCATGGCCAAGAGGACCAAGGATAATTTCCACGGCTACAACGGGGTTCCTGTGGAGGAGAGGACGAAGAAGAAGCCGGCGATGGAGAGCCACACCAGTCAGGGACCAGACCAGGAGTAtgagatggaagaggaggatGAATACTTAGAATACAACCAAGCAGAGTCTGACCAGGAGTACGAGGAAGAGCAAGAGCCTCCCAAAGTTGAAAGCAAGCCAAAGGTCCCCCTTAAAGGTGCCCCACCACCTATGAACTTCACCGAGCTACTCCGGCTAGCTGAGAAGAAGCAGTACGAGCCAGTGGAGCTCCAGGTGGTGAAGAAAACCGAAGAGCGGCCGCTGACTGCTGAGGAGCTCCGGGAGCGAGAGTTCCTGGAAAGGAAGCGTCGGAAGAAGAAAGAGACAGATGCAAGACTCCCTCCAACTGGATCCAAAAAGACACCTCCGCAGAAAGACAGTGTGGGCACAAAACCTGGCAAAAGTTCTGGGGACAAGGTTCCTTCTTCTAAGGGAACCCCCTTTCTTCATGCTGAGAAGAAATCCAGACCCAGCACAGCCAGTGAGAAGCCCGTTGGTTTGTCATCGTCTAAATCCATGTCCGGAGAAAGGACCAAGGCAGGGTCTGGTAGTTGTTCCCAGCCCACCCTTCGTGAAGGCCAGGACAGACCTGTTTTCAATGGGGCAGGGAAGGCCCATTCTACCGCCTATTCACCAAGTATCCAAAGGACTTCTGCCAGCGGCTCTCAGAAATCTGCTACTGAGCACAAAGCCAAAAAACCTCCTTCCTGTCCTAGCCATTCCAGGCCTGGGCCCACAGCCACCCCAAACAACAAGGCGAAGAGTCCAGGTGTCAGGCAGCCAGGTAGCAGCTCTCACGCAGCCCCTGGGCGCCCCAGTACAGGAACTAGCAGACCCGTCATGGGCTCTGATTCTGGGTCCAAGCGCCAAAATTGTAGCTCCAGCTCAGGACCTGATCGGTCCATTAGTGGGACCAGGAAGCCAGCAAGTGACTCATATCCTTCTGGTCGGACAGGCAGTGGCACAAGTGGCCCTGGGCGGCCTGCAAACACCTCCAGTGGTTCTGGGAGGCCTCCAGGCAGCTCCAGTGGCCCTGGGCGGCCCATGAGCAGTGCACCTGACCTTCGGCGACCAGTGAGTGGTTCGGGGCCACCCCCTGGGCGGTCAGTCAGCGGCCCTGGGAAAGTTTCCACTGGAAGGACCATCATTAGACCAGCAAACAGCACGAGACCTGGGCAAGCAGCTAGTTCTGGTCCTCCTGTGAAGCCCAGGTGCACTGTTGTCTCGGAAACAATTTCCTCCAAGAATATCATTTGTCGGTCAAGCAATGGACAGATGAATGGAATGAGACCGCCACTCTCTGGCCACAGACCTACCCAAG GCTTTCAAAGGCTGCCCTTCTCATCTGGTTACAAAAGACGTCGAGACtacgaagaggaggaagaggaggaggaagagtatGACTCTGAAATGGACGACTTCATCGAGGATGAAGGAGAGCCTCAGGAGGAAATATCCAAGCACATTAGGGAAATCTTTGGCTATGACCGAAAAAA ATACAAAGATGAAAGCGACTATGCCTTACGCTACATGGAGAGTACTTGGAAAGAACAGCAGAAAGAAGAAGCGAAGAG TTTAAGACTTGGTATGCAGGAAGACTTGGAAGAAATGAAACGTGAAGAGGAAGAAATGAAACGCCAAAAGGCCAAGAGGCTAAAGAGGCGTTAG